acgggggatagataccgtctgctagatagtatcccatgttatacattgttccattcacgctaaagttcaccatgggagcacttccactcaaaacctcattaaaaaccggagattgatttagcacattaatgtcattgttagaacctgcaatgccaaaaaatgcatgccaaatccacaagtcttgtgatgccactgcttcaagcatgattgtgggctttccatgatcacctcgggtgaattgacctttccacgcaactggacaattcttccattcccaatacatacaatcaatagaacccaacatacctggaaatccacgagactcgccccattgaagtaagcgggtaatgtcttcctggttcgggcgcctcaagtatgtttcaccaaatactgcacacacaccttccacaaaattctttaagcactcaattgcagtactttcaccaattcgaacgtactcgtcaacactgtcagcaggtggtccgtacgccaacatacgaatagcggcggtgcacttttgtaatggtgacaggccttgtcttccaactgcatcgacagacattaaaaagtacgggtcatgagacCCAAGGGCCCCTACAATTCTGAGGAACACATGCTTTCGCATTCGAAACCTTCGTCGGAAAAGCTCTTCCGTGTACACAGGATTTTCGGAGAAGTAGTCATTCCACAACCGCTCGTTCCCAgcttcacgatctctctctatcacctTTCTTGTTCGCTTGGGCCTAACGGTGTTGGCACGTCGTTGATAAAACTCCATCTCCTCCTGCATCATATCTTCTATAGTCGTGTCATTGATAAGTTCGTCAATGACAACGTCGTAAATGTCCAAGTCGGCCATATTGTTTGGATCCATTCTATGACACAATGAGAAACTATCAGTGTAATTGGATAGGAGGAAGACAATATGAGAGGACAAAACAACTCTTGAATGTTGAGATGAATGAAATATGACatgtataaataagagaaacaacaacggctatattctccaacggctatattccacaacggctatattctccaacggctatattccacaacggctatattccccaacggctatattccccaacggctatgtagaacacataagtagaaacgcagtacacattaagaaaaattcgaatactgaaattacaacattaatgcagaatacataagtagaaatgctaaaattacaacactgatgcaatacacataagtagaaatgttaaaattacaacactaatgcagaatcaataagtagaaatgctaaaatcacaacattggcacacgctaagaaagacaacaacaagaattaagacattcctagttctttcatggcgaattcaactaggcgctgatgcgttgctaactgcacctcgttcatttcagatgtgtcctccataaggatatctttgtattccttcaataaccgcgccttatgaagtttgtttttttcctttctcaccTCCAGTTCTTcggtcttgagcttctcaaaACTCGCCAGGAATCCCAGTTTAGCTTTCCCGATGGCTATCATCTCAGAGTTAGGAACATAATCGAGATCACTTGAAGCTGTGTCTCCTACTTTGGCTTTCCTTTTCTGGTTCTTTTTTCCCAACGGGCGGGTTGCTGGTTGTGTGGCCTCATATTCGTCGCCCTTGATTGATGCACTCCGGTCAGACGATGTTACATACACCCCATCTCCTGACTTCTTCTGCATCGTTGAACTGGTTGTCATAAATGTTCCCTTCCACTTTGGTTCATCCTTCACCAACCGCcattcattctcatgtttgaaatctttacccgtatctacatgatataattgatgcgccgtagccatgatgtccttatctgagtgtccacttttccaatgattgacggctttagtgtggcaaccgacaaatttttgaagatcagcattcaatttattaaaatgagattTCAGGGATAACCATGTCCTCGAAGGAGAGGCATCGTCGCGGTACTCCTCATATTGGGCTCGGATCttattccaaaacaaatctgacttttgctcatttcccacgacccgatcggtagaaacgttgagccatgattgaagaagaagtatattatctttaccactccatttggtgcgtttctttccggattcttcaagatcaatatcatctagacccCGTTGAGTAGAAAATTCAGGCTCATCGGGCATAGCCTCACATTGTGTACTTGAGACTTTTGAACTACTGCTGCTACCAGTAGGAGGTGCTTGGTATTGTGGTGGATACATGCAATATTGTGGATTGTTTGGATAAGGCATTTGTGGTGGATATGGTCCCATTTGACCCTGAGGTTGGTTTTGATGGTAGAACGATTGTGGAAACATTTGATACGAAGGATTTTGAACATTACCACTGGTGtgaggaggttggttttgagggtgacacatctgcggatgttggctttgtggttgatacatttgcggatgtgggttttgttgttggaacatcggcataggttggctttgcgggcgaatcacctgcgaatgttggttttgttgttggaacaccatcataggttggctttgcgggtgaatcatctgcggaggttggttttgtggcggaaacataggcgaaggttgcaaaccttcacttgtaggaggtgtttcattgtcgagcagtggataatattgctcataaggattagacattttgagaaatttgagaatttttggacaagagagaaattgtgggagtaaatgttggtgtttcaaatggtctactgcactatatataaggtaaagaagctgagaattgaaaaaacgATCGGTAAAGAAGctgagaattgaaaaaacggtcagaaaaccggtcaaaccggtcaatttaaaaaaataaaaaaaaaagcccaaacgggcagaaaaccggctccagccggtgggatgaccggctcagccggtcacccactatataatCTATTTTTCCTCACTCTCACCCTCAGACCCAACCCTCAACCCTAGCCgctcctctcttcttcctctcttctctcacgctcagcttcttcaacctctctcactcaccttcttcctcaagctctcactcaccttcttcttttccCCTTCCTCTTTCCCCCTTCCTCTTTCAGGACCTGCAGCGTCTCCTTTTCCCCTTCCTCTCACCCACCACCGCaacaaacacccaccaccgccAACAAACAACCTCAACCGCCaacaaacacccaccaccggCCACGATGCAgcatccaccgccaccaaaacccacctcacACCCATCGAAACCCACCTCACCAccaccaaacacccaccaccgcaGCTAAAACCTACCCCAGCCGCCACCAAAGCTTCAATCAAGACCCAGTTCGCCCCTCAAGCTTCTGGATCAGACATGCAAGGTGCTTGATCGGTGGTCCAAGCTTTAATTTTTGCTGCTCACTTTGCTCCctcttccttattttttttttcatgtaaccCAGATCATGAGggtaaagttttaatttttattgtaaagtaataatttttattttaaagtttgAATTTTGTTGTAATCAAATTGTTGTTTTGGAGTTctgttgttcatcttcttccaagTTCCTTCAATCTGTTTTTTTTCCTCTGAAATCTGGAGCATTCGGTTGaagaaagtgagagaaaataataatttttaatgctaagaaaccaaaaagcagagttccttgtgcaaggaactcTGCACTGTTGCTAAGATACCAGAAGTGCCAACTAGGCATGCTCCAATGCTGCAAAAAATAGGATACGGTttcttagcaactccagctgggttatgaaaccagcgttggagttgctcttatatTTACTTGTGTACGTAGAAGTAGAACTACTCAGGAAAATGCAGATTTATCTCTCAGGCAATTGATCCCACACTCACTGACACAACACTAACAATTCTCTTGTTGAATATTAAGCATATATGTACATATTATCATCAACCAACTATCTTAAAAGCCCGAAGCACTAGTGGCGgactgttggtaaatccgcaagtgtacgaatccacctgattgtaattatcgaaccacagagattgTGAGTGAATGAATTCGGTCCAAGCCTttagtatgaaggtttgttttattgaaaaagAGATGTGTCGAAgcagtaataaggaaaaaggaaaataaaaagacaatttagaaaataacatgctttgggtttttgttcaactagtcaattcaagcatATCATTCTAaccacatgaactcatgaatctctccttgatgttatagcctaagcaactacctatcgatgcctcgcatagatagtcctttcaaaccaaaagataagcctaattccttgtatacttaaacatttgtttgaagcataaagattacaaAGTTCAGGtcaacaaacctcaacccttcctctattcctagtagccaagatagaaggggtaatcccaaatcggttccctaatctatacaAAACTTTCGTTCTGATTATAggaaagcataaagcaagcaagcatacaagcttagattgaaattcagaaaatgagattcaagggaagaagaagaacatgtaggaaagaacttaagattataacttaaacataaaaagtcttacatgaaaaccaaatcataagaagagagattagccaagcatggcaagagcaaGACCTGAATTACAAGTTTGCAAGAcgtctctcactctcctagatgatcctctacctctgaattttacaaagtatgaaaagatacaagagaaaatgactagaatcctatttataggcaaaagggacgagtctgggcgctcaagcATTGGCAAAGCATGCTTGAGCGCTCCAGAAACAGAAAGTTTCTGCTAAGGGAGCGCTCAAGCATTGGCtcagggcgctcaagcgccagactCAAATTCTGGCAAAGCTTAATTGGCGCGCAGGCGCCAGAcagggcgcctgagcgcccgttGCACGCTCAAAACCCCTTGAACTTCATTTTTACTCCACCTTAAAGCCTCCTTCAAgtctccaagcctctagacctcCCCTCTTCAACCgttacaacctgaaaacttgatgacTAAGCTAGAGGAAAATATCAAAaaacttaaaggtcagttttgcacaaaggctccaaaacaagtggaaattgcctaagacTCCTAAGCTCTAATAAAATGTAActaaagtccctataaaactacaaaattaccaaaacaaagtaaaaacacgaaaaaaagtaaaaatgcatgagaatgcatgaaacactacatgagacacaagaaaaagactcaaaactagcaaggaaaaaccctaaaaacatcatataaatctcggtcatcacaccactatactcaacgacagctcgcccttgAGCGTCAccaagattagcttgccctcaagcacaaagaattactcccaacacacatgccaaaagagggatacattttcagaaaaccgggagatcaagtaaatgcagttagttccaagagaaagatacaACAATCAACCTTGTGCAACTCTTagacaaagaagaattagagtccactataagaagcatttagagctaacatcctagcataaGACAATCATTTAGTGctctgagcacacaagcaagttcataggttctgggaatcattcactcaagagcaactaaagttgacaatgcattattcaatgagacttcaaaagggttatAATGTTGGCTTGGAAAAGCACAAGGtagttggtccctaaggaataCTAAGGCTGCTAAAAATTTTAGTGTGGTCCTATTTGGAATTCCAGAGCTTTCAagctattgatacttagcacGCAAGTCTCTCAACCCTCTTtttgtttctgatttttttttttttttttttggaactccacccataccatggagttcatttttttccttttgacttttttttgtaACTCCATTCACCCCATGGAGTTTAttcccttttcaatttttttcaatttttttctttggggcaagagacaattgcacttttcataaactagcaccattaagatttaaggaccacaactccccattgaatccAACTAATCATCCAACCCAATAAACAAGGTAACAATAGAAATCCttcataaggctcaaaagggccAACTAGGGACAAATATATACAGGACAAGCTTtgaagtccaagaaaacctaccagcctcaaaaatgcaagtctcataaagctactctcaagggtgcacaaaatgaaacacagaaccaagaagtgcaagtgagtcaggatcctccagggaaattatgtagtgaagggtcaaagatggacccttgtggactcacatcaactctatcctcaagataacacttagaagaccgaagtctcctcctctctttcccaaacatacaatcactcccccaaaaacagcacaaagtatccactaaAACATTTTTGAAACATACATCATGTGAGAGGACAAAACTAGGGAGCAAATTGACTAAGTATAGGGCATAAAGACCAAGGCACAAAAGACTCTATCTACAACAATGCATGATCAAGAAGGATAAACAAAATCTCTaatagaaaaatatgcaaacatgcatggactaaaactcaaagtaagaaaagaacctccttacAAGTGATTTGAGTGCCTCCAAGTGTCTTCcacttttatttcctgaaacattaaacaaaacgtaaaacagaaaaaaaaaaaaaaacatgggttgtctcccattcaagcctaagttatagtcttaggtagactctTTAGAACAAAGCAAAAAGATAACATCAAACTCGTAACCTAAACCAAAAATcgcaaacaatccccggcaacgacgccaaaaacttgttggtaaatccgcaaatgtacgaatccacccggttttaattatcgaatcacagggattgtgagtgaatgaaTTTGGTCCAAGCCtggagtatgaaggtttgttttattgaaaaagagatatgtcgaagtagtaataaggaaaaaggaaaatcaaaAGACAATTctgaaaataacatgctttgggttcttgttcaactagtcaattcaagcacatcattctaaccacatgaactcatgaatctctccttgatgttatagtctaagcaactacctattgATGCCTCGCATATATAGtcctttcaaaccaaaagataagcccaattacttgtgtacttaaacatttgtttgaagcataaagattacaaAGTTCAGGctaacaaaccccaacccttcctctattcctagtagccaagatagatggggtaatcccaaattggtttcctaatctataacaaacttccgttctgattatagcaaagcataaagcaagcatgcatacaagcttagattgaaattcagaaaatgggattcgaGGGAAGAataagaacatgtgggaaagaacataagattataacttaaacatgaaaagtcttacatgaaaaccaaagcataagaagagagattgccatgcttggctaagaacctgaattacaagcttggaagccctctctcactctcctagatgatcatctacctctgaattttacaaagtatgaaaagatacaagagaaaatgactagaatcctatttataagcaaaaggGACGAGTCCGGGCGCTCATGCATTGGCAAAGCATGCTTGAGCGCTCAAGAAACATAAAGTTTCTGCCAAGGGAGCACTCAAGCGCCAGACTCAAATTCTGGCGCCTGTGCGCCCGTTGCACGCTCAAAACCCCTTGAACTTCATTTTTACTCCACTTTAAAGCCTCCTTCAAgtctccaagcctctagacctcCCCTCTTCAACCGTTACAACCTAAAAACTTGATGACTAAGCTAGAGGAAAATATCAAgaaacttaaaggtcagttttgcacaaaggctccaaaacaagtggaaattgcctaagactcctaaactctaataaaatgcaactaaagtccctataaaactacaaaattaccaaaacaaagtaaaaaataaagaaaggtaaaaatgcatgagaatgcatgaaacactacatgagacacaagaaaaagactcaaaactagtaaggaaaaaccctaaaaaaatcatataaatcCCGATCATCACGGAACTTGGAGAAAAATTTTAAGGGGGCCGAAATAAAATTTTGATacataaattaaaatgtttTTGTCAACAATATTTATACcaaagaaaataaagattaaacGAATTTATATACCTAAATATTAAAACTATAAGTTATTTTAACGATTTTGAAAATTCATTTCtcagtttttcaatttttagatttcgtgatatttttttttacctttaaaTAACATTTTTCATTAATCTTACGAGtcggaaaaaaataatttcttaaGAAAAATAATGGGCTTTTCGTTAATCTTACGAGTCGGAAATaacatttttattatttctttttcaCTTCCTCTTAGCTAGcttcatctttattttttttctttttccatagAAAAGTGAGAGTTTCAAATATACTTTTTTCAAGATaatttaaaacataaaaatatatacatataccataataaataaataatgaataatgtgaaaaaaGCTTGAAAGCTCCCGAATTCCAAATAGGACCACACTAAAAAAGTgaataagaaaaaagaaaatgaataatgtgaaaaaaaaatgatttacccAAAAAGGTTTAAAAAATCATGGGCTTTTCGTATAATATAAACCATTAAAGTGGTCCTTATccaacaacttaaacttttgggataagtagttatttgacatggtatcagagcttctaTGGTCGAGAGGTTTAAAGTTCGATatttgctcccctcactttctaaataaaaaagttgaatttagTTAAGCACATAGTAagtgggcctgtgcatttatccacgcttgaAGCCCAAatggctcttgcgtgagggggcgtgttagaatataatagaaaaccattaaagtggcccttagCCAACAGATTAAACTTTTGGaataagtggttatttgacaagAATTATAAAGTAGTGGATATACTGTGTGTCTATGTTTCATGAAGATTTCTTACTACAAAACCTTCACAATCATGCAACAATGTAAACTATATATGTAAGAGATTAATGTCATAACCAATCAACTTGTGAATATAacatttttttagataagccatttatattgaatgaagtaaaaggggtacttcaacccaaaaaGAGTacaagaaaaaacaaaacacaaatgaAAAGAAGTACTTAAACAAACTAAAACACTTAAACTTATACACCCAACAAGCTCCCTATAGTACCCATCGAAGCTGTACCAGCCAAGTGCTTTCACCACGAACTCAAAGAAGCTGAATTGGAAAAGACAAATGTAATGCAATGCAGCACATCCCAGAACCCCCACCTTTAAATTGACTTGATGCACATAACTGGATTAGAGCACCactcaaagaaagatgggaGAAAACCACGAACTCTGGAAGAAAACCACCGCCAAGTTCTAACCTGCACtaattcaaaaaccttcaacaCGTCCAACTGGCCATCCCGGAAAATCAAATCATTCCTAGCAATCCAAATTGACACAAAAGTGCCATCCACACCGCCCTCACACAATCATTCTGTTT
This is a stretch of genomic DNA from Lotus japonicus ecotype B-129 chromosome 1, LjGifu_v1.2. It encodes these proteins:
- the LOC130731910 gene encoding uncharacterized protein LOC130731910, whose product is MDPNNMADLDIYDVVIDELINDTTIEDMMQEEMEFYQRRANTVRPKRTRKVIERDREAGNERLWNDYFSENPVYTEELFRRRFRMRKHVFLRIVGALGSHDPYFLMSVDAVGRQGLSPLQKCTAAIRMLAYGPPADSVDEYVRIGESTAIECLKNFVEGVCAVFGETYLRRPNQEDITRLLQWGESRGFPGMLGSIDCMYWEWKNCPVAWKGQFTRGDHGKPTIMLEAVASQDLWIWHAFFGIAGSNNDINVLNQSPVFNEVLSGSAPMVNFSVNGTMYNMGYYLADGIYPPWATFVKTIPMPQGEKRQKFAKRQEGARKDVERAFGVLQSRFAIVRGPSRFWHPNEMKSIMYACIILHNMIVEDERNTYRGNFVYDQVNNGILDAEVVSGPIPAFRNILERRAHQIDRSIHHQLQADLVEHIWQLPENENNEN